CAACCAGGTCATCTCCAGCGAGGAGCTGCGCTCGCTGGTGGGCTGCCTGTCGACGGCGCTGAGCGACCTCGAGTCCCGCGTGCTCGCGCTCTACCTCGACGGCCGCAGCTACGAGGAGGTCGGCGAGCGCCTGGGCGTCGACACGAAGACGGTCGACAACGCCCTCCAGCGCGTCAAGCGCAAGGTCGGCGCCCACCTCACCCAGCGCAACGTCCTGAACTAGCGCGGTGGCGGGTGCCAGGCACCCGCCACCGGCCCCGATCCAGACGGGGCCGGTACGTGCAGTGGCTTAGAGTCCGCGCCCGTGAGCGTCCTCGCCATCGTCCTGCTGGTCGTCGTCGCCGTGCTCGTGCTGCTGTTCGTCGGCGGCTACGCGGGCAACGCCCGGCGGCGCGCCGCCCGTGCGGCCGACCTGCGCCGGCGCGTCGCCGCCGCCAACGAGGCGCTCGCCGCCGCCCACGCCGAGGACAACGGCTGGGCGCCCTCGACCGTCGAGGCCGCCGCCCGCGAGGCGTTCGCCGCCCAGCACCCGGGCGCGCCGATCGACGAGCTGCACCTCGTCCAGGTCGTGGACCTCCCGGGCACCGACGCCGACGAGGCGGTCTTCCGCGTCGTCAGCCACGGCGCCGACCACGACATCCGCCTGGGTCGCCAGGGCGGTGCGTGGGTCCCCGCCGCGCCCAGCGGTCGCTAGTGACCGCCCAGCGGCGCTCGCGGTCCGCCGCCTAACCGGTCCCACCCGAAGGGACAGGCCTTCGCCTACCTTGCGCACCGCATTGCGGCGCGTCTGTGGGGGGTGCTCCGCGCAGACCACGTGGGCCGTCTGAGGGGCCGGCCCACGTGGTCCAGCGACTTGAGGGGATCGTCTCGGGGGAGACGAGGAGGTGTGCGCCGGGGCGCGCCGGCGGGAAGGCCGCCGCGCCCCGGACGCTGCCGCCTAGCGCTTCGTGAGCGTCAGCGCGCGCTTGACCGAGCCCTTGAGCCCGCTCCCGTCGCTGGCGCTGGCGGTCACGCCCACCGTGCCCCCGCCCGCACGGGCCAGGGCCCGGCGTGCCGCGGTCGACAGGGTGGCGCTCAGCGGCGTCGAGCCGCCGCTGGTCAGCGACGTCGTGCGCTTCGTCGTGAACGTGCGCCCCGCGATCCGCACGCGCGCGGTCAGCTCCACCGAGCAGGTCGCCCCGGCCCGCACGCAGCGGAAGGAGCCGAGCGCGATCCGCGTGGACCGGGTCGAGGCAGCCACCCGACGCGAGAGCGTCACCAGCCCCGGACCGACCTGGACGACCAGGCTCTTCTCGGTGCTCTTGTCGGCGCGCTTGACGCTGAGCCCGTCGGACGTCGCCGCGGCTCCGGCGCCGCCGGCGTTCGCCGCGACCACGGCGCACGTCAGGGTGGACCCGAGGTCGCCCTGCGTCACCGCATAGCTGCTGGAGATGGCGCCCTTGATCGCGGCGCCGTCGCGCAGCCACTGGATCGCGTAGCTCGTCGGCGCGCCGCTCCAGCTGCCCGGCGTGCAGGTCACGCGCGAGCCGACCATCGCGCTGCCGCCCAGCGTCGGCGGGGTGAGCGCGGCGGGGACGGCGACCGGCGTCGGCGGCGTCACGGCAGGCGGCGGCGGCTCCTCCGCCGGCGGAGGCTCCTCGGTCTTGGGCGCCGGGACGACCACCGAGACCGTGGCCGTCGACGTCTGGCCGGCGGAGTCGGTCACCGTCGCGGTCAGCGGCACGGTCCTGCCCGCGTCGGCGGCCGTCGCGGTCCACGAGAACTCGTAGGGCGCGGTGGTCTTCGTCGTCGCCCCGAACATGACGGCCTTGACGCCGAAGTCGTCGGCGGCCTGCACGACCGGCTGGATCGTCGCGCCGACGGGCACCACCAGCCCGTCGACCGGGTCGGCGATGGTCGCCGCCGGCGCGGCGTCGGGCTGGGCCTTGGGCAGCTCGAGCGTGGCCGGGCGCTCGGTCAGGTACCCGGTCGTCGTGACGCTGGCCGCGCCGCCCGGGTCGTTGCCCGACACCGGCTGGCACGGGTCGCTCGAGGACGGCGTGGTGAGCGGGCCCGCCGGACAGCCGAACCAGTCACCGACCGACGGCAGCGGCGAGGCCGTGCGGACGGCGCTGTTGTCGGCGGTGGCGTTGAAGATCGCCGTGCCGTTGCGCTCGAACACGTTGCCCGTGCTGCGCACCGCCTGCACGCCCGGGTTGGACGGGTCGTCGCCCGTGCCCGCGTCGGTCAGCAGGAGGCCGACGTTCGCCCGCAGGCCCGCGGCGTTCGTGCTCTGGCGGTGGTCGAGGACCTCGCTGCCGCTCACCAGGCCGCGGTGGCCGGCGGCGTAGCGGATGCCCGTCTGCGGCCCGACGGCCGAGCCGCCGGCGCCCTGGATGCGGCTCCCGAGGACGTTGCCGTAGGCCACGATGCCGGAGCGCACGAGGTTCGCGGGATCGCCGTCCGGACCGCGGGCGTCGTCGAAGAGCACGCCCCCGGTCTGGTAGCCGGTCACGACGCTGTCCTGGACCGTCACGGTGCGACGCACGCCGGCCTCGGTGCCCTGCAGCGAGTTGGACTGCACGACGCCGTAGCCGTAGGGCGAGATGCCCGCCGGGTCGGCCCCGGAGGCGCGCCGGAACGGCCCGACGACGCTGTTGGAGATCCGGCCGCCGGTGTTGAAGAACGCCACACCGGCCTCGGCGAAGGCCGACGGCGACGTGATCGTCACGCCCGAGATGTCGACGAAGTTCTCGTTGTCGTCCGACGAGCCGTTGGACTGCCGCGAGACCGTGACCACGTTGCCGCCGCCGTCGCGCAGGTACGGCACGGTGCCCGCGAGCGTCGCGCCGAGCGCGACGTCGGGCATGATCGTCACCTTGCCCGCGCCGGCGCCCTTGATGGTCAGGGGCTTGGTGATGGTCAGGCCGTTGCGCGAGCCGACGGCGGCCGGCGTCTGGGCCGAGTTGAACGGGACGGAGACCTCGCGGTAGGTGCCGTCGCACACGACGACGGTGTCCCACGGGGCGGCCTGGTCGACCGCGGCCTGGATCTTCGAGAACGCCGCGTTGGGGCACTGGGCCTTGTCGTCGTCGACCGTCCAGGTCGACGCCGACGCCGCCGCCGGCGTGGCGGCGAGCGCGGCCGCGACGGCGAGCGCCGCGGGGCGGAGATGGAACCTCATCAGTGGTACCTCGTGGTCATGAAGCGGGGCGCGACTCGGGCGCACCGGGACATGCCCTCGAAGCGGCACCGACGAGGACGCCGACCACGGTAGACCGCGGACCGCCCGGTCCTCCTCGACCGGTGGTCGAAGCCGGGGGCCCGCGAGCTTGGCCCGGCGGTCGGCATGGAGCTCGCCGGTCCGGACCTACGATCCACGGCGTCCTCCCGGGCAGGGAAACGATCGGCCGCGAACTCGGCGCGGCCGGCCCACTGGAGGACCTCAGGGGGAAGGGGGTCTCACATGCTCCGCCGGCACGCGGGCGAGCGATCCGTCCCTCGCTCGTCCCATCTGACACCACGGAGACCCGGTGATGACCACCGCCACCACGTACGCCCGAGTGCTCGCGGCCGTGCTCGCCCTGGCAGCCGCCATGGCGATCGCCCCCGCGCTCGCGTCCGCCGCCGCCCCCGACCCGATGGCCCGCGGGCCCGAGCCGGTCACGACGCTCGACCCCTTCACCGCCGGCACGGTGGACCTGCAGGAGCCCAACGCCGCCGGTGGCGCGCCGGTCAACCAGGCCGCCGCCGCGACGGTGCAGCTGCGCGGCTCGCTCTACTTCCCGGCCGCGCGCTCGACGCCGTCGCCGATCATCGTCCTGGTCCACGGCAACCACGGGTCGTGCGACACGGGCTCCGCCCCGAACTGCACGGCGTTCAAGCGCAACGACCGCGGCTACGCCTACCTCGGCGAGAACCTCGCCTCCTGGGGCTACACCGTCCTGTCGCTCGACCAGGACCAGCTCATGTACTACCAGGACCAGTCCCAGGGCAAGGGCATGCACCAGCGGCGCACGCTCATCGCCGGGGCGCTGGACATGCTCTACGCGGCCAACCAGGCGCCGCTGGCCGACGAGGGCCCCAACGGCATCAACGGCCGGCTCGTCGGCAAGCTCGACTTCAGCCGCATCGGCCTCATGGGCCACTCGCGCGGCGGTGACGCCGTCACGAGCTTCATCGACTACAACCGCACGCGGCCGGAGCCGGGGCGGCGCTACGCGCTGCGCGGCGTGATCTCGCTCGCGCCGGTCGACTACGAGCGTCGCGCGCCCTACGGGGTGCCGTACCTGTCGATCCTCCCGCGCTGCGACGGCGACGTCTCCAACCTCCAGGGCGCGCGCTTCTTCGAGCGCTCGCAGTACGTCGTCCCGAACGACCCGTTCCCCAAGATCCAGATCTCCGTCCACGGCACGAACCACAACTGGTTCAACAGCGTCTGGGCGGCCGACGGCGAGGACAGCAACCCCAACGACGCCGCGTGCGCCGTCTCCCAGCCCGACAACCTCCGCTTGAGCGGCGGCAAGAGCGTCGTCGGTCCCGACGGCGCGGGCTCGCCCGAGCGGCCGAACACCGGCTCGAGCAACGGCGGCACGTACACCTTCGCCAACCGCGGCTCGGGCGACCCGGACCTCATGGGCGACCAGGAGCGCGTCGGCCTCGCGCTGATGTCGTCGTTCTTCCGGCGCTACGTCGGCGGTGAGGCGCCGTTCGACGAGTACCTCACGGGCGAGCGGTCGGCCAGCGACCCCAACGCCTACGAGCTGCCGGCCACCGCCTGCCCGAACCAGCAGGTCTCGGGCACCAACGGCACGCCGGGCGGCGTCGACGGCACGCGGATCGACTGCTCGGAGCGGATCCTCACGAACTACTTCGCCCCCGCGGCGGAGCGGCTCGACCTGATCCGGCCGGAGCCCGACACCCCGCTGACCGTCAGCGCCCTGGGCACCACGCTGAGCGGCGCCGGCTTCAGCAACCCGTACACGGCGGCCCCGGGCGTCATGCCGACCCCGGCGAAGACCGCCGGCGGCTACGACTGGTGCAACCCGGAGCCCGACCACTTCCAGTACCCGCAGATGGGGCTGACGGGCTACCCGA
The DNA window shown above is from Conexibacter sp. SYSU D00693 and carries:
- a CDS encoding alpha/beta hydrolase encodes the protein MTTATTYARVLAAVLALAAAMAIAPALASAAAPDPMARGPEPVTTLDPFTAGTVDLQEPNAAGGAPVNQAAAATVQLRGSLYFPAARSTPSPIIVLVHGNHGSCDTGSAPNCTAFKRNDRGYAYLGENLASWGYTVLSLDQDQLMYYQDQSQGKGMHQRRTLIAGALDMLYAANQAPLADEGPNGINGRLVGKLDFSRIGLMGHSRGGDAVTSFIDYNRTRPEPGRRYALRGVISLAPVDYERRAPYGVPYLSILPRCDGDVSNLQGARFFERSQYVVPNDPFPKIQISVHGTNHNWFNSVWAADGEDSNPNDAACAVSQPDNLRLSGGKSVVGPDGAGSPERPNTGSSNGGTYTFANRGSGDPDLMGDQERVGLALMSSFFRRYVGGEAPFDEYLTGERSASDPNAYELPATACPNQQVSGTNGTPGGVDGTRIDCSERILTNYFAPAAERLDLIRPEPDTPLTVSALGTTLSGAGFSNPYTAAPGVMPTPAKTAGGYDWCNPEPDHFQYPQMGLTGYPTAAKPCPLPAVNDLGGQQGVRENGPVNQSYGLQLALAWDGPAVLGTSVPATQGDASRFKALTLSAAVNFFDPRNPARTGAALYDPSVTTQDFAVVLTDGSGKEVAVKAGDQRYGNALHPTPGTTSSKVHVVTEQIRIPLSDFAAQGLDLRTVRRVDLRFGEPGFPASGSIQLSDVRFSEAAAGATVFADTTAADGPAQRHSAAGPDPEAILAGTPREAPSAANPGPVLLTGAAKACAGTPALAAVKVGLAKGRLTARGKARASACAKLRSVQVAVSKAAGKGTCRFVTASGRLTKALTCATRAALVAKGTTSWRAATTGRLAKGRYRVVVRAIDAAGGVTQVTKVLRVA